GGATGCTGAAGAAGTTCTGAGGGATACAGTACATAAGTTTCAGAGGCGGTTTTTGAAAATGGTTGAGTTAAGTGGAAAAAGCGAATTGAAATTCGACCGGCTTTCCCTTAATGAAATGGATATTTTTTGGGAAAAAGCAAAATCCCAAGAAAAAAGTGGCAATAAGGCGTAATATAATCTAAACTAAGCAGGAGATTGGTTTTTTATCGCGAAATATAATTTACGTAGTAGAACAGTTATTTAGGAGGGACTCATTTTGAATAAGGCTGAATTAGTTAGCGCAGTTGCGGAGAAGGCTGACATGTCTAAGAAAGATGCGGAAAAAGCAGTTAAAGCTGTTTTTGAAGTTATCGAGGAATCGTTGGCACAGAGTGAAAAAGTCCAATTAGTAGGTTTTGGAACATTTGAAGTTAAAGAACGTGCAGCACGTACTGGAAGAAATCCACAAACGAAGGAAGAAATCCAAATTCCTGCAGCGAAGGTGCCCGGTTTTAAGGCAGGCAAAGCCCTAAAAGATGCGGTACAAAAATAAGTCTTCGGACTAGATTATAAGATCAGGTTCCAGGCCTTTCTGGAACCTGATTTTGTATATTTATTAAAGGTGGGGTTGTATGCGAATTGATAAATATTTAAAAGTTTCTCGGCTTGTCAAACGGCGAACCGTTGCTAAGGATGTTTGTGTTGGCGAAAAAATATCAATTAATAACAAGGTCGTTAAACCCTCAGCAGAAGTCAAGATAGGAGACCATATTATTCTTGAGTTTGCGAATCGTGTGATTGAGGTTAAGGTGCTGGCGACACCTAATAGTGTAAAGGCTAATGAGGCCCAGACACTTTATGAACTGATCAGAGATGA
This Desulfosporosinus orientis DSM 765 DNA region includes the following protein-coding sequences:
- a CDS encoding RNA-binding S4 domain-containing protein — translated: MRIDKYLKVSRLVKRRTVAKDVCVGEKISINNKVVKPSAEVKIGDHIILEFANRVIEVKVLATPNSVKANEAQTLYELIRDERKAESI
- a CDS encoding HU family DNA-binding protein; this encodes MNKAELVSAVAEKADMSKKDAEKAVKAVFEVIEESLAQSEKVQLVGFGTFEVKERAARTGRNPQTKEEIQIPAAKVPGFKAGKALKDAVQK